One window of the Natrinema sp. CBA1119 genome contains the following:
- a CDS encoding DUF362 domain-containing protein yields the protein MSATDNTTSTTDDATNGDTVRAAAVDATGRRGGWDPDIDARMAALESPVRDVLEPSLETLAAADRLTLVPDAHYPFHPSSGMVTDPAVIGSIVSHLERRTDADIAVVGASDERISVARTAEYIGYASLLERFDAEFVDLADESRTEDICTVDGSPIALSVPERLAESTVIVVPSLRPTENGPVAGAMRTLAALVDSMADPERVPVAATRVIEPAVSVLDATIAYGGDPTAGNALFAGSASAVDAVASSLLGRSLETDAALKTARGEAGPVTVEGDGVDFERLRERIPDGELPPSDETHPAVSIAYRVYAAVAGDAVPPQLEGGR from the coding sequence CACCGGACGCCGCGGCGGGTGGGATCCCGATATCGACGCCCGCATGGCGGCGCTCGAGTCGCCCGTCCGCGACGTGCTCGAGCCCTCACTCGAGACGCTCGCCGCTGCCGACCGACTAACGCTCGTCCCCGATGCCCATTACCCGTTCCACCCGTCGTCGGGGATGGTCACCGACCCGGCCGTGATCGGCTCGATCGTGTCCCACCTCGAGCGGCGGACTGACGCCGATATAGCCGTCGTTGGCGCGAGCGACGAGCGGATCTCCGTCGCTCGAACCGCCGAGTACATAGGCTACGCGAGCCTGCTCGAGCGCTTCGACGCGGAATTCGTCGATCTGGCGGACGAGTCCCGGACCGAGGACATCTGTACCGTTGACGGGAGTCCGATCGCGCTTTCGGTGCCCGAGCGGCTCGCCGAGAGTACCGTGATCGTCGTCCCGTCGCTGCGACCTACCGAGAATGGGCCGGTCGCCGGCGCGATGCGGACGCTCGCCGCGCTCGTCGATTCGATGGCGGATCCCGAGCGAGTTCCCGTCGCGGCGACGCGCGTCATCGAGCCCGCCGTCTCCGTTCTGGACGCGACGATCGCCTACGGCGGCGATCCCACTGCAGGAAACGCACTGTTCGCGGGTTCGGCTTCCGCCGTCGACGCCGTCGCGTCCTCGCTGCTCGGCCGATCGCTCGAGACCGACGCGGCGCTGAAGACGGCCCGCGGTGAGGCCGGACCGGTCACCGTTGAGGGAGACGGCGTCGACTTCGAGCGGCTTCGAGAGCGGATCCCCGACGGCGAGCTTCCGCCCTCAGACGAGACCCATCCCGCCGTCTCCATCGCCTACCGCGTGTACGCGGCGGTCGCCGGCGACGCCGTCCCGCCGCAACTCGAGGGTGGTCGATGA
- a CDS encoding NAD-dependent epimerase/dehydratase family protein, with protein sequence MTATTGSRTAAVTGATGFLGSRLCDRLLEEGWTVRGLSRPTSDRGDLDDVEWYVGDILDDETLRDLVDGADAVFHLAGIGLWSAGPETVREVNRDGTERVLEACRDGDVGRVVFTSTSGTRRPKNGSDFADETDVAEPIGAYQASKAEAEELVDRYAETDGDAVTVHPTSIFGPGDEEFTAQLLSMGVEPTMPAYLPGGLSIVGVSDVVDGILAAYEHGTSGEHYILGGENLTYDRAVARIADAAGGSPARIRVPSAAIRAAGPVAEVVDAVADRRLFPFDRQMARLATERLFYSSRKASEELGYEYQPLEAHVPEAMEWYRAEVQ encoded by the coding sequence ATGACCGCGACGACCGGATCCCGAACCGCGGCGGTCACCGGCGCGACCGGCTTCCTCGGTTCGCGGCTCTGTGATCGCCTCCTCGAGGAGGGCTGGACGGTCCGCGGGCTCAGCCGGCCGACCTCGGATCGGGGAGACCTCGACGACGTGGAGTGGTACGTCGGCGATATCCTCGACGACGAGACGCTCCGGGACCTCGTCGACGGGGCCGACGCCGTCTTCCATCTCGCGGGAATCGGCCTCTGGAGCGCCGGTCCCGAGACCGTCCGGGAGGTCAACCGCGACGGGACCGAGCGTGTGCTCGAGGCCTGCCGGGACGGCGATGTCGGCCGCGTCGTCTTTACCAGTACGTCCGGCACGCGTCGACCGAAGAACGGGAGCGACTTCGCGGACGAGACGGACGTTGCCGAGCCGATCGGTGCCTACCAGGCCTCGAAAGCCGAGGCGGAGGAACTGGTCGATCGCTACGCCGAAACGGACGGAGACGCCGTCACCGTCCACCCGACGTCGATCTTCGGCCCCGGCGACGAGGAGTTCACCGCGCAACTGCTCTCGATGGGCGTCGAACCGACGATGCCCGCCTACCTCCCCGGCGGCCTGAGCATCGTCGGCGTCTCGGACGTCGTCGACGGCATACTTGCGGCGTACGAGCACGGAACCAGCGGCGAGCACTACATCCTCGGCGGCGAGAACCTTACCTACGACCGGGCGGTCGCCAGAATCGCCGACGCGGCCGGCGGCTCGCCCGCGCGGATCCGCGTTCCGTCCGCGGCGATTCGGGCCGCCGGACCGGTCGCCGAGGTCGTCGACGCCGTCGCCGACCGCCGGCTGTTCCCCTTCGACCGGCAGATGGCGAGGCTCGCCACCGAGCGGCTGTTCTACAGTTCGCGGAAAGCCAGCGAGGAGCTCGGATACGAGTATCAGCCGCTCGAGGCGCACGTGCCCGAGGCGATGGAGTGGTATCGGGCGGAAGTGCAGTAG
- a CDS encoding AbrB/MazE/SpoVT family DNA-binding domain-containing protein, with protein MSEITTDERGRITIPKAVRERFGERYRLVELEDGIKLMPVPDDPLESLRNAASDELKAASMDELREAGLDEGRK; from the coding sequence ATGTCCGAGATCACGACCGACGAGCGCGGGCGGATTACGATCCCGAAGGCAGTCCGTGAGCGCTTCGGTGAGCGGTATCGGCTCGTCGAACTGGAGGACGGTATCAAACTCATGCCTGTCCCCGATGATCCGCTCGAGTCACTACGGAACGCGGCCAGCGACGAGTTGAAAGCTGCATCCATGGACGAACTGCGTGAAGCCGGTCTCGACGAAGGCCGAAAGTAA
- a CDS encoding glycosyltransferase, with protein sequence MDVLTLTAYADAPFMVQQMDALEERGVSFTTMSVAGEIDAETDRSPVDYIRTVPEIIREAGNGYDLIHAHYGLTGPIALAQLRKPVVLSLWGSDVHGPVAPVSRASAPLCDEVVVMSEEMRAVLGRDCRVIPDGVDLETFRPEPRDRARARVGWDDDVDAYEVLFPYSPARGVKNYSRAERVVTVADNLLERPVRLRTVSGVDHDAVPDYMNAADALLLTSHSEGSPNSVKEALACNLPVVAVDVGDVRERLAGVEPSRVAASDEELVRGLIDVLESGERSNGREAAREVSIDRTADRMLEVYEAVAGQVIETADDREKQQVQGTARIE encoded by the coding sequence ATGGACGTTCTCACGCTCACTGCGTACGCCGACGCCCCGTTCATGGTTCAGCAGATGGACGCGCTCGAGGAGCGCGGCGTCTCGTTTACCACGATGTCGGTGGCCGGTGAGATCGACGCCGAAACCGACCGGAGTCCGGTAGATTACATTCGGACGGTTCCGGAGATCATTCGGGAAGCGGGAAACGGCTACGATCTGATCCACGCCCACTACGGATTGACGGGGCCGATAGCGCTCGCACAGCTCCGCAAACCGGTCGTCCTCTCGCTGTGGGGGTCGGACGTCCACGGCCCGGTCGCACCCGTCAGTCGTGCGTCTGCGCCGCTCTGTGACGAGGTCGTCGTCATGTCCGAGGAGATGCGTGCGGTACTCGGCCGCGACTGTCGGGTGATCCCCGACGGCGTCGACCTCGAGACCTTTCGCCCGGAGCCCCGGGACCGAGCCAGAGCGCGGGTCGGCTGGGACGACGATGTGGACGCGTACGAGGTCCTCTTTCCCTACTCGCCCGCGCGCGGAGTGAAAAATTATTCGCGGGCCGAGCGCGTGGTGACCGTGGCCGACAACCTCCTCGAACGACCCGTGCGACTCCGGACCGTCTCCGGCGTCGATCACGATGCGGTGCCCGACTACATGAACGCCGCCGACGCGCTCCTGTTGACCTCTCACAGCGAGGGGTCGCCCAACTCTGTGAAGGAGGCCCTGGCCTGCAACCTCCCCGTGGTTGCCGTCGATGTCGGCGACGTTCGGGAGCGCCTCGCCGGCGTCGAACCCTCCCGCGTCGCCGCGAGCGACGAGGAACTCGTCCGGGGACTCATCGACGTCCTCGAATCCGGCGAGCGATCGAACGGCCGCGAGGCCGCCCGCGAGGTGAGCATCGACCGGACGGCCGATCGGATGCTCGAGGTCTACGAGGCGGTCGCGGGGCAGGTCATCGAGACCGCAGACGACAGGGAGAAACAGCAGGTACAGGGGACGGCACGGATCGAGTGA
- a CDS encoding DUF354 domain-containing protein, which produces MRILVLANTPAHVHLYRHAVDRLERAGHDVLVLTRRYACTTDLLDYFDMPYRVYGDHETERYSKLGFARELGGQFLTIATEAIRFGPDVIFGRGPYAAAAGTLTRTPVVLVLDDEPGDFNHTVSRPFADCILSPAVTRRDLGDAHYTFDGFKECAYLHPDVFEPNADVLEYLGVTPDEPYAIVRFNALDALHDADLEGFRPEQRRDLIERLSEEATVFVSDEGDEMDLRDLPARAYDLHPALIHDAMAEASLLVADTGTMVNEAALLGTPAFRYRGTDRHEYGEFQELERAGLAEQFDEYDAVCERSLEVLADDEADERWQRRRREYVGDLVSLTDLLVDVARSRGTVDRLDRSTKRALQPRSQTM; this is translated from the coding sequence ATGCGGATCCTCGTCTTGGCGAATACGCCAGCTCACGTCCATCTGTATCGACACGCCGTCGACCGCCTCGAGCGAGCGGGCCACGACGTGCTCGTGCTCACTCGGCGCTACGCCTGTACGACCGACCTACTCGACTATTTCGACATGCCGTACCGAGTGTACGGCGATCACGAAACGGAGCGGTACTCGAAACTGGGGTTCGCACGCGAGTTAGGGGGCCAGTTCCTGACGATCGCGACCGAAGCGATCCGGTTCGGTCCCGACGTAATCTTCGGCAGGGGACCCTACGCGGCCGCCGCCGGTACGCTGACGAGAACCCCAGTCGTGCTCGTCCTCGACGACGAGCCCGGTGACTTCAACCACACCGTTTCTCGGCCGTTCGCCGATTGCATTCTCTCCCCGGCGGTGACGCGCCGCGATCTCGGTGACGCCCACTACACCTTCGACGGCTTCAAGGAGTGCGCCTATCTCCACCCCGACGTTTTCGAGCCGAACGCCGACGTTCTGGAATACCTTGGGGTGACTCCGGACGAACCGTACGCAATCGTCCGATTCAACGCCCTCGATGCCCTCCACGACGCCGACCTCGAGGGGTTCCGCCCCGAACAGCGACGTGACCTGATCGAGCGACTGAGCGAGGAAGCGACCGTCTTTGTCTCCGACGAGGGAGACGAGATGGACCTCCGGGACCTCCCCGCGCGGGCGTACGATCTCCACCCGGCGCTGATTCACGACGCGATGGCCGAGGCCTCGCTGCTGGTCGCCGACACCGGGACGATGGTCAACGAGGCCGCACTACTCGGAACGCCCGCCTTTCGCTACCGCGGCACCGACCGTCACGAGTACGGCGAGTTCCAGGAACTCGAGCGCGCCGGCCTCGCCGAGCAGTTCGACGAGTACGACGCGGTCTGCGAGCGGTCTCTCGAGGTCCTCGCCGACGACGAGGCCGACGAGCGCTGGCAGCGGCGGCGACGGGAGTACGTCGGGGATCTCGTGAGCCTCACCGATCTGCTCGTCGACGTCGCCCGCTCTCGGGGAACGGTCGACCGTCTCGACCGTTCGACGAAGCGAGCGTTGCAGCCGCGTTCGCAGACGATGTGA
- a CDS encoding glycosyltransferase family 2 protein — MYKGKRIGVVVTAYDEASFVGRVIETVPEFVDRIYAIDDRSPDESWQVIQRVAERVNASAESDATEPAVAVADGGDDRRVVPIRHQENRGYGAAVKTGYRRATEEGMDVVAVMNGDGQMDPAILDRIIDPVVTGEADYAKGNRLLRPEDREDMSTFRFVGNAILTGLSKFASGYWSIGDPQNGYTAISRDAIERLDLEAITDQYGFLNHLLTHLNVAGCRVADVPMTAVYGDEESSIRYIPFVRYVSLLLLRSFCWRLKTRYVVRSFNPAIVHYAVGSGGLAVGLAGVGGSLVRVARGNGAATASLASFAAILIGLVSLGSAIQLDAEANEDLELPCDKRDATTDRTVGRDDGPPAQSIE; from the coding sequence ATGTATAAGGGAAAGCGGATCGGCGTTGTCGTAACGGCCTACGACGAAGCGTCGTTCGTCGGTCGTGTCATCGAAACCGTTCCGGAGTTCGTCGATCGGATCTATGCGATCGACGATAGGTCACCGGACGAGAGCTGGCAGGTGATCCAGCGCGTCGCCGAGCGGGTCAACGCGTCGGCCGAAAGCGACGCGACCGAACCGGCGGTCGCGGTGGCCGACGGCGGCGACGACCGGCGCGTCGTGCCGATCCGTCACCAGGAAAACCGCGGCTACGGCGCGGCGGTCAAGACCGGCTACCGCCGTGCGACGGAGGAGGGAATGGACGTCGTCGCCGTCATGAACGGCGATGGCCAGATGGACCCCGCGATCCTCGATCGAATCATCGATCCCGTCGTGACCGGCGAGGCCGACTACGCCAAGGGGAATCGGCTGCTTCGACCCGAAGACCGCGAGGATATGTCGACGTTCCGGTTCGTCGGGAACGCGATCCTCACCGGACTCTCGAAGTTCGCGTCGGGCTACTGGTCGATCGGCGACCCGCAGAACGGGTACACCGCCATCTCGCGGGACGCGATCGAGCGACTCGATCTCGAGGCGATCACCGACCAGTACGGCTTTCTGAACCACCTCCTGACGCACCTCAACGTCGCGGGCTGTCGGGTCGCGGACGTACCCATGACGGCGGTCTACGGTGATGAGGAAAGCAGCATTCGGTACATCCCCTTCGTCCGGTACGTCTCCCTGTTGTTACTCCGGAGCTTCTGCTGGCGGCTGAAAACGCGGTACGTGGTCAGATCGTTCAATCCGGCCATCGTCCACTACGCCGTCGGCTCCGGGGGGCTGGCCGTCGGGCTGGCGGGAGTCGGTGGCTCGCTCGTTCGAGTCGCCCGCGGCAACGGGGCCGCGACGGCGAGTCTCGCCTCGTTCGCTGCGATTCTGATCGGGCTCGTCTCGCTCGGCAGCGCTATCCAACTCGACGCCGAGGCGAACGAGGATCTCGAGCTTCCGTGTGACAAACGCGACGCGACGACTGATCGGACAGTCGGGCGCGACGATGGACCGCCGGCTCAATCGATCGAGTGA
- a CDS encoding nucleotide sugar dehydrogenase: MSDTAGSGRDATDSRTTDGLYGSSQSSDRQRDRLTSGDVPVAVYGLGKMGLPLAAVYAETTGNVTGVDIDPTVIETITDGESHVVGEPGLAALVADQVDAGRLEATTDGTAAASAARIHVIIVPTLLDDENDPDLTTVESVADDIAAGLAPGDLVIAESTLPPGTCRDVLEPHLASESGLEPDEFGLAFCPERTSSGTALRDIRGQYPKVVGGVDPESTRAAAVVYDELSDNEVHPVSDATTAEAVKVFEGIYRDVNIGLANELGLLADELDVSTREAMDTANELPMCQLHDPGPGVGGHCIPYYPHFLLGRTDEPMTVTETARRVNHAMPSVVVDRLERELARVDTDIEEASVVVLGVTYRPGVEETRASPALGIIDDLLERGTDVAGVDPLVDPADYGARPVTIEELSDEVFDAAVIVTPHEAFDRIDWGGLEPMVVIDGRDAVDLSETPHREYDLAGSSDGRPPRESRDPDDGIERDGANRDGTDRNGTDRDGTERETSAATSASTDGGNDV, encoded by the coding sequence ATGTCGGACACCGCTGGCAGCGGCCGCGACGCGACCGATTCCCGGACTACCGACGGGCTCTACGGCTCGAGCCAATCCTCCGACCGTCAGCGTGATCGCCTGACGAGCGGCGACGTTCCGGTCGCCGTCTACGGTCTCGGCAAGATGGGGCTCCCGCTCGCGGCGGTCTACGCAGAGACCACGGGGAACGTAACCGGCGTCGACATCGATCCAACCGTCATCGAGACGATCACCGACGGCGAGAGTCACGTCGTCGGTGAACCCGGCCTCGCGGCCCTCGTCGCCGACCAGGTCGATGCGGGCCGACTCGAGGCCACGACCGACGGGACGGCTGCGGCGTCCGCGGCACGAATTCACGTCATCATCGTCCCGACGCTGCTGGACGACGAGAACGATCCGGATCTGACGACGGTCGAGTCGGTCGCCGACGACATCGCCGCCGGTCTCGCTCCCGGCGATCTGGTGATCGCCGAGTCGACGTTACCGCCGGGGACCTGTCGCGACGTGCTCGAGCCCCATCTCGCGAGCGAGAGCGGCCTCGAACCGGACGAGTTTGGGCTCGCGTTCTGTCCCGAACGGACATCCTCGGGAACGGCACTACGGGACATCCGCGGCCAGTATCCGAAGGTCGTCGGCGGCGTCGATCCGGAGAGTACGCGCGCGGCCGCGGTCGTCTACGACGAGCTCTCGGACAACGAGGTTCATCCCGTCTCGGACGCGACGACGGCGGAGGCCGTCAAGGTGTTCGAGGGCATCTACCGTGACGTAAACATCGGCCTTGCGAACGAGTTGGGGCTGCTCGCGGACGAACTCGACGTTTCGACCCGCGAAGCGATGGATACGGCGAACGAGCTGCCGATGTGTCAACTCCACGACCCCGGCCCGGGCGTTGGCGGGCACTGCATTCCGTATTACCCGCACTTCCTGCTCGGCCGAACCGACGAGCCGATGACCGTCACGGAGACGGCTCGCCGAGTCAACCACGCGATGCCGTCGGTCGTCGTCGATCGACTCGAGCGCGAACTCGCGCGGGTGGACACCGACATCGAGGAGGCATCGGTCGTCGTTCTCGGCGTCACGTACCGTCCCGGCGTCGAGGAGACGCGCGCCTCGCCCGCACTGGGGATCATCGACGACCTGCTCGAGCGGGGAACCGACGTCGCGGGCGTCGATCCGCTCGTCGATCCGGCCGACTACGGCGCGCGCCCGGTGACGATCGAGGAGCTGTCGGACGAAGTATTCGACGCCGCCGTGATCGTCACTCCCCACGAGGCGTTCGATCGAATCGACTGGGGTGGCCTCGAGCCGATGGTCGTCATCGACGGGCGAGATGCGGTCGACCTCTCGGAGACGCCCCATCGGGAGTACGACCTCGCCGGCTCGAGCGACGGGCGGCCGCCGCGGGAGTCGCGGGACCCCGACGACGGTATCGAACGCGACGGCGCTAATCGCGATGGGACCGATCGCAACGGCACCGATCGCGACGGCACCGAGCGCGAGACGTCGGCGGCGACGAGCGCGAGCACCGACGGAGGAAACGATGTATAA
- a CDS encoding Gfo/Idh/MocA family protein, whose protein sequence is MSTDRTTDGTTDEQIRAGVIGVGSMGENHARIYAELPRVELVGVTDHDDGIARQVADEYGTEPVDLETLCERCDLVTVAVPTHAHYETVSTCLEAGVNVLVEKPIAETVEQGQKLAERAREAGLVLQVGHIERFNPAVQTVAELIDELDVISIEAHRLGPPIDRTAPGNVVFDLMVHDVDVVGSILDEKPHSVAAMGAENGQYATATIEYDDVIATVTASRVTQKKVRKLTVTARECLVEVDYLEQSVLIHRDSYPEYLTNDGQSRYRHESVVERPRVDTGEPLRNELESFVEAVRTGTEPEVTAEDGIQALETVQLIDRLAMGPTDETDDEPTQEPEVEA, encoded by the coding sequence ATGAGTACGGACAGAACGACTGACGGGACGACCGACGAACAGATTCGAGCCGGCGTCATCGGCGTCGGCTCGATGGGCGAAAACCATGCGCGCATCTACGCTGAACTCCCACGCGTCGAACTCGTCGGCGTTACCGACCACGACGACGGGATCGCGCGGCAAGTCGCCGACGAATACGGGACCGAACCGGTCGATCTCGAGACGCTGTGCGAGCGCTGTGACCTCGTGACGGTGGCCGTTCCGACCCACGCACACTACGAGACGGTCTCGACCTGTCTCGAGGCGGGTGTCAACGTACTGGTCGAGAAGCCGATCGCGGAAACCGTCGAGCAGGGCCAGAAACTGGCCGAACGGGCCCGCGAGGCGGGACTCGTCTTGCAGGTCGGTCACATCGAGCGGTTCAACCCGGCGGTGCAGACGGTCGCGGAACTGATCGACGAGCTGGACGTAATCAGCATCGAGGCCCACCGGCTCGGCCCGCCGATCGACCGGACGGCACCGGGTAACGTGGTCTTCGACCTGATGGTCCACGACGTCGATGTCGTCGGCTCGATACTCGACGAGAAACCGCACTCGGTCGCCGCGATGGGGGCCGAGAACGGTCAGTACGCTACCGCGACGATCGAGTACGACGACGTTATCGCGACGGTGACGGCGAGCCGCGTCACCCAGAAAAAGGTCCGGAAGCTCACCGTCACCGCCCGCGAGTGTCTCGTCGAGGTCGACTACCTCGAGCAGTCGGTGTTGATCCACCGCGATTCCTACCCCGAGTACCTCACGAACGACGGCCAGTCCCGCTACCGCCACGAGAGCGTCGTCGAGCGACCTCGCGTCGACACCGGCGAACCGCTTCGAAACGAACTCGAGTCGTTCGTCGAGGCGGTTCGCACCGGCACCGAGCCGGAGGTGACCGCCGAGGACGGGATTCAGGCCCTCGAGACGGTCCAGTTGATCGATCGGCTCGCGATGGGGCCGACGGACGAGACGGACGACGAACCGACCCAAGAGCCGGAGGTGGAAGCCTGA
- a CDS encoding DegT/DnrJ/EryC1/StrS aminotransferase family protein, protein MTDTETNREAETGIDAATGADTGAETVDADTEPETVDADTEPDRDATPVPIADPQLSADAVRRVESVLEDGRLADGPEVRAFEEEFAAYCGTDDAVATANGTTALHAALEAIGLEDGDAVITSPFSFVASANAIRLAGGKPVFADIDPETYTLDPADVERVLAERDDIAGLLPVHLYGLPADMPALCDIADERDLFVLEDACQAHGAKVDGERVGTFGDAACFSFYPTKNMTTAEGGMIVTDRDDVAERAASYVNHGRDVNGTGGYDHVALGHNFRMTSIEAAIGRVQLERLSEFNRARRENAAAYDERFADLPLETPTEPTGARHVYHQYTVRTGDRDALEAALADRDVGTGIYYETPIHHQPAYETVSTAAARLPRAERAAEEVLSLPVHQGLSTRDRETVVEAVRDHVTSQ, encoded by the coding sequence ATGACTGACACCGAAACGAACCGAGAGGCGGAGACGGGTATCGATGCCGCCACTGGTGCCGATACCGGGGCCGAGACGGTGGACGCCGATACCGAACCCGAGACGGTAGACGCCGATACCGAACCCGACCGCGACGCGACCCCCGTTCCGATCGCCGACCCCCAACTCAGCGCTGACGCCGTCCGGCGGGTCGAATCCGTTCTCGAGGACGGCCGACTAGCGGACGGGCCGGAAGTCAGGGCCTTTGAAGAGGAGTTCGCAGCCTACTGTGGCACCGACGACGCGGTTGCGACGGCCAACGGAACGACCGCGTTACACGCCGCCCTCGAGGCGATCGGACTCGAGGACGGCGACGCGGTGATCACGTCGCCGTTTTCCTTCGTCGCGAGCGCGAACGCGATTCGACTGGCGGGCGGCAAACCCGTCTTCGCCGATATCGACCCCGAGACCTACACGCTTGATCCGGCCGACGTGGAGCGGGTGCTCGCCGAGCGCGACGACATCGCCGGACTCCTGCCGGTTCACCTCTACGGACTGCCCGCGGATATGCCGGCGCTGTGTGACATCGCCGACGAGCGCGACCTGTTCGTCCTCGAGGACGCGTGTCAGGCCCACGGCGCGAAAGTCGACGGCGAGCGAGTCGGCACGTTCGGTGACGCGGCCTGCTTCTCGTTCTATCCGACGAAGAACATGACGACCGCCGAGGGCGGAATGATCGTCACCGACCGCGACGATGTCGCCGAGCGCGCCGCGAGCTACGTCAATCACGGCCGGGACGTGAACGGGACCGGCGGCTACGACCACGTCGCTCTCGGGCACAACTTCCGGATGACCAGCATCGAGGCGGCGATCGGCCGCGTCCAGCTCGAGCGGCTGTCGGAGTTCAACCGAGCCCGTCGCGAGAACGCCGCCGCGTACGACGAGCGGTTCGCCGACCTCCCGCTCGAGACGCCGACGGAGCCGACCGGCGCTCGCCACGTCTACCACCAGTATACGGTTCGGACGGGAGATCGGGACGCCCTCGAGGCGGCCCTCGCCGATCGCGATGTCGGGACCGGGATCTACTACGAGACGCCGATTCATCACCAGCCGGCCTACGAAACGGTCAGCACGGCCGCGGCGCGGCTCCCCCGCGCGGAACGGGCGGCCGAGGAGGTGCTCTCACTGCCCGTTCACCAGGGCCTGTCGACACGCGACAGGGAGACTGTCGTCGAAGCAGTGCGGGATCACGTTACCAGCCAATGA
- a CDS encoding acyltransferase has translation MSEAVREVVRGDGCTIDAEATVGYGEFDEPTRIGDDATIRAGSIVYGDVTIGDEFATGHDVLVREGTTIGDDVLVGTKTVIDGQTTIGSHVSLQTNVYVPTETTIGNNVFVGPGAVLTNDEYPIRTDDGLEGPTIEDGASIGANATLLPGVTVGENAFVAAGAVVTDDVPADSLAVGTPATVQELPEPLEGANQLA, from the coding sequence ATGAGCGAGGCGGTACGAGAGGTCGTCCGCGGCGACGGCTGTACGATCGACGCCGAGGCGACGGTCGGCTACGGCGAGTTCGACGAGCCGACTCGGATCGGCGACGACGCGACGATCAGGGCGGGCTCGATCGTCTACGGCGACGTGACGATCGGCGACGAGTTCGCGACCGGACACGACGTCCTCGTCCGCGAAGGGACGACGATCGGTGACGACGTACTCGTCGGAACCAAGACGGTCATCGACGGGCAGACGACGATCGGCTCGCACGTCAGCCTCCAGACCAATGTCTACGTGCCGACCGAGACGACGATCGGCAACAACGTCTTCGTCGGACCCGGGGCCGTCCTGACCAACGACGAGTACCCGATACGGACCGACGACGGACTCGAGGGGCCGACGATCGAGGACGGCGCGTCGATCGGCGCGAACGCGACGCTGTTGCCCGGCGTCACGGTCGGCGAGAACGCGTTCGTCGCCGCCGGAGCCGTCGTCACGGACGACGTTCCGGCCGACAGTCTGGCCGTCGGCACGCCGGCGACCGTCCAGGAGTTACCGGAGCCACTCGAGGGGGCGAACCAGCTCGCATGA